Proteins encoded within one genomic window of Bacillus sp. 1NLA3E:
- the argF gene encoding ornithine carbamoyltransferase → MIQTDVINNKLKGNDFLTLMDFSSETIKLLLDKAIQLKSEKLAGSDHGKPLAGKILGMIFEKSSTRTRVSFEAGMLQLGGQAIVMNSKDLQIGRGEPISDTAKVLSHYLDAIMIRTFSHSIIEELAEHASIPVINGLTDLYHPCQALADLQTIYEQKGTLAGLKLAYIGDGNNMAHSLMIACAKMGMDISVASPKGYEPNAEVTAAVNQFAAESGAKVVITTDPVAAITDADVVYSDVWTSMGQEKENEIRLKAFTGFQVNDALVQNAKSDYIFLHCLPAHREEEVTASVIDGPNSVVFEQAGNRLHAQKALLLEILKD, encoded by the coding sequence ATGATTCAAACGGATGTAATAAATAATAAGCTAAAAGGGAATGATTTTTTAACTTTAATGGATTTCTCGTCAGAGACCATTAAATTATTATTGGATAAAGCAATTCAGTTAAAAAGCGAAAAGCTTGCTGGGTCTGATCATGGTAAGCCGTTGGCAGGAAAAATTTTGGGAATGATTTTTGAAAAGTCATCGACAAGAACGAGAGTTTCCTTTGAGGCGGGAATGCTTCAATTAGGCGGTCAAGCAATTGTAATGAATAGTAAGGACTTGCAGATCGGAAGAGGAGAGCCAATTTCTGATACAGCTAAAGTGTTATCGCACTATTTGGATGCCATAATGATTCGTACTTTTTCCCATTCTATCATTGAGGAATTAGCTGAACATGCTTCCATTCCGGTAATAAATGGTCTAACTGACCTATATCATCCTTGTCAGGCCTTGGCTGATTTGCAAACAATTTATGAACAAAAAGGGACGCTTGCAGGACTGAAGTTAGCCTATATCGGCGATGGTAATAATATGGCTCATTCATTAATGATTGCCTGTGCAAAAATGGGAATGGATATTTCGGTTGCTTCTCCGAAAGGTTACGAACCAAATGCTGAGGTAACTGCAGCGGTAAACCAATTTGCAGCTGAAAGTGGCGCGAAGGTTGTTATTACCACCGACCCTGTAGCAGCTATCACTGATGCAGATGTAGTGTATTCCGATGTATGGACTAGCATGGGACAGGAGAAAGAAAATGAAATAAGACTAAAAGCATTTACTGGCTTCCAAGTAAATGATGCGTTAGTTCAAAATGCAAAATCAGATTATATTTTCTTGCACTGCTTACCGGCTCATAGAGAAGAAGAAGTGACCGCAAGCGTGATTGACGGACCTAACTCTGTAGTATTTGAGCAAGCAGGCAATAGACTACATGCTCAAAAAGCTTTGTTATTAGAAATCCTAAAAGACTAA
- a CDS encoding YwiC-like family protein has translation MQLFLPKQHGAWAMLIIPFWLGVAATGFLWQHIPFFFGWLFLYLATYPLLLLFKKKRIPFYTKWAVIYIVPAILLLLIVLYSRPAMIYFGLLMIPFFMVNAYFSSKNQDRAFLNDVSAILVFSIAGLASSYFYAGSISKDTILVFAASVLFFTGCTFYVKTMIREKKNQAFKWISWIFHIVVPLLWVLLGEWVVAIAFIPSLFRALYMYGKPYSAKQVGIYEIVNAAIFFMVIVVAILL, from the coding sequence ATGCAGTTATTTTTACCAAAGCAGCATGGTGCATGGGCAATGTTGATTATTCCATTTTGGCTTGGTGTAGCGGCAACCGGTTTTTTATGGCAACATATTCCTTTCTTTTTTGGTTGGTTGTTTTTATATCTGGCCACGTATCCATTGCTCTTGTTATTTAAAAAGAAAAGGATTCCCTTTTATACAAAATGGGCTGTTATTTATATAGTTCCTGCCATTCTTTTATTACTTATTGTCTTGTATTCAAGACCAGCCATGATTTATTTTGGTCTGCTAATGATTCCGTTTTTTATGGTTAATGCCTATTTTTCGAGCAAAAATCAGGATCGGGCCTTTTTAAATGATGTAAGTGCCATCCTTGTTTTTTCAATAGCTGGGTTAGCAAGTAGTTATTTTTACGCTGGAAGTATTAGTAAAGATACGATTCTTGTATTTGCGGCATCGGTGTTATTTTTCACCGGGTGCACCTTTTATGTAAAAACGATGATCCGAGAAAAGAAAAATCAAGCCTTCAAATGGATTTCCTGGATCTTTCATATTGTCGTGCCATTGCTATGGGTACTACTTGGTGAATGGGTAGTGGCAATCGCCTTTATCCCTAGCTTATTTCGAGCCCTCTATATGTATGGAAAACCATACTCTGCAAAGCAAGTCGGGATATATGAAATCGTGAATGCCGCCATTTTCTTTATGGTAATTGTTGTCGCCATTCTTCTCTAA
- the argB gene encoding acetylglutamate kinase: protein MKIVVVKCGGSVLDELSASFFESLAELQKQGYKLVFVHGGGPDINDMLALYHVKPEFCNGLRKTGLDTMRIVEMTLSGQTNRKLVSLLEMNQFNAIGINGSDAKLLMATFINQEELGFVGEIINVNVDLLKILINEDFIPVITPVGISAQGEKLNINADYAAAAVAKALDAEQCLFVTNVDGVLIEGSLVPKLTENEINAYIKSEEISGGMIPKVQSALAAVEKGVESVMIVSGKNQFYFNGEWRGTSISKKEPMIK, encoded by the coding sequence ATGAAGATTGTCGTTGTGAAATGCGGTGGAAGTGTATTAGATGAATTGTCTGCATCCTTTTTTGAAAGTCTAGCTGAGCTACAAAAACAGGGGTACAAACTTGTTTTTGTTCATGGTGGTGGACCTGATATAAACGACATGTTGGCCTTATATCACGTTAAACCCGAGTTTTGTAATGGACTGAGGAAAACTGGATTAGATACAATGAGAATTGTTGAAATGACTCTCTCAGGTCAAACAAATAGAAAGCTAGTCTCATTGCTGGAGATGAATCAGTTCAACGCGATAGGAATTAATGGAAGTGATGCAAAACTACTTATGGCAACTTTCATTAATCAAGAAGAACTTGGATTCGTTGGTGAGATTATCAATGTGAATGTTGATCTTTTAAAAATTTTAATAAATGAAGATTTCATCCCTGTGATTACTCCAGTTGGGATATCAGCTCAGGGTGAAAAATTAAATATCAATGCTGATTACGCAGCAGCGGCAGTGGCTAAAGCTCTAGATGCTGAGCAATGTCTATTTGTAACGAATGTAGATGGAGTATTGATTGAAGGATCGCTCGTTCCGAAACTAACTGAGAATGAAATAAACGCATATATAAAGAGTGAAGAAATTAGCGGTGGAATGATTCCAAAGGTTCAGTCTGCTCTTGCAGCTGTCGAAAAAGGGGTCGAAAGCGTGATGATTGTATCCGGGAAAAACCAATTTTACTTTAATGGTGAATGGCGTGGTACAAGTATTTCGAAAAAGGAGCCGATGATAAAATGA
- the argJ gene encoding bifunctional ornithine acetyltransferase/N-acetylglutamate synthase produces the protein MQILSEIDKIKKVEDGNILTPLGFKTAAVAAGIRYTKLDLGVIYSEKMASCAAVYTTNQFQAAPIKVTQESIASEGILQAVVVNSGCANACTGKQGYADAIKMRALAAEKLGVKEQHVAVASTGVIGEYLDMEKVAKGMALVTPGKTIQDAEAFQTAILTTDLVMKTCGYAAVIDGKTVHVGGTAKGSGMIHPNMATMLAFVTTDAAISSEYLSLALKSVTDQTFNQITVDGDTSTNDTVLVMANGMAENYPLTPEHPEWGTFVQLLAMGCESLAKQIAKDGEGATKLVEVVVNGAISNDEARWVAKQIIGSNLVKTAIFGADANWGRIICAIGQTHASLNPDTVDIALGSIKMLENSEPCKFSEAEAQEYLSGDFIQIFVDLHYGDGNGKAWGCDLSYDYVKINASYRS, from the coding sequence ATGCAAATTTTATCTGAAATAGATAAAATCAAAAAAGTTGAAGACGGAAATATTCTTACACCACTTGGATTCAAAACAGCAGCGGTAGCCGCTGGAATTCGTTATACCAAGTTAGATTTAGGTGTCATCTATAGTGAAAAAATGGCTAGTTGTGCAGCTGTATATACAACCAATCAATTTCAAGCAGCGCCTATTAAGGTGACTCAGGAAAGCATCGCAAGCGAAGGGATTCTGCAAGCAGTTGTCGTAAATAGTGGCTGTGCAAATGCTTGTACAGGTAAACAAGGCTATGCGGATGCCATAAAGATGAGAGCCTTGGCCGCTGAGAAATTAGGGGTAAAAGAACAGCATGTTGCTGTAGCCTCTACTGGTGTCATTGGTGAATATTTAGATATGGAGAAAGTAGCAAAAGGGATGGCACTTGTCACGCCTGGAAAAACGATTCAGGATGCTGAGGCTTTTCAAACGGCGATTTTAACAACAGATTTGGTCATGAAAACATGCGGTTACGCAGCTGTTATTGATGGAAAGACGGTCCATGTTGGCGGAACTGCAAAGGGATCAGGCATGATTCACCCAAATATGGCAACTATGTTAGCATTTGTAACGACAGATGCGGCTATTTCTTCAGAGTATTTATCACTTGCCTTAAAATCAGTAACAGATCAAACCTTTAATCAAATAACTGTTGATGGGGATACATCAACCAACGATACAGTTCTTGTCATGGCCAACGGAATGGCAGAAAATTATCCGTTAACTCCTGAACATCCAGAGTGGGGGACATTTGTGCAGCTGTTAGCAATGGGCTGTGAAAGCTTAGCTAAACAAATCGCTAAGGATGGAGAAGGGGCAACTAAATTGGTTGAAGTTGTCGTGAACGGGGCTATAAGCAACGATGAAGCACGTTGGGTAGCCAAACAAATAATTGGCTCTAATTTGGTAAAAACAGCTATTTTTGGTGCGGATGCCAATTGGGGAAGAATTATCTGTGCAATCGGTCAGACTCATGCAAGTCTTAACCCGGACACAGTTGATATAGCACTTGGATCGATTAAAATGTTAGAAAATAGTGAACCTTGTAAATTTTCCGAGGCAGAGGCTCAGGAATATTTAAGTGGGGATTTTATTCAAATATTTGTTGACCTCCATTATGGAGATGGAAATGGGAAAGCATGGGGTTGTGATTTATCCTATGATTACGTCAAAATTAATGCCAGTTATCGATCGTAA
- a CDS encoding acetylornithine transaminase: MSNLFQTYGRWEIEPASAAGCWMTDINGKEYLDFTSGIGVCNLGHRPKNVQDAVLQQLDHFWHVSNLFANSNQEKAATALAQGAGMDLVFFSNSGAEANEGAIKLARKATGRTKIITFLNSFHGRTFATMSATGQEKIKHGYGPMLETFVYVPYNDIEAVKSVMGDDVAAIMLEVVQGEGGIHVGDQQFFKDVENLCKQYGALLVIDEIQTGLGRTGKPFAFQHFGLQPDIVTSAKGLGSGFPIGAVIGKKDLGTHFGPGSHGSTFGGNPVSIAAAIATMDTIFQEEFLIEVNEKGQYLQNQLKEKLGKLPIVNDIRGLGLIIGIECNFSVAPLLAELRNNGLIVLQAGEKVIRLLPPLTATVAEMDEAVKCLATFMKKVAESTVKA; the protein is encoded by the coding sequence ATGAGCAATTTATTTCAAACATACGGCCGTTGGGAAATAGAGCCTGCATCTGCTGCAGGTTGCTGGATGACCGATATTAATGGCAAGGAATATTTGGATTTTACCTCTGGAATTGGTGTGTGCAATTTAGGGCATAGACCGAAAAATGTTCAAGATGCTGTTTTACAACAATTGGACCATTTTTGGCATGTCTCGAATCTCTTTGCAAATTCTAACCAAGAAAAAGCGGCTACTGCTTTAGCACAGGGTGCAGGAATGGATCTCGTTTTCTTCTCAAACAGTGGGGCGGAAGCAAATGAAGGAGCCATTAAACTTGCAAGAAAAGCAACAGGTAGAACAAAAATCATTACCTTCTTAAATTCTTTCCATGGGCGCACTTTTGCTACGATGTCAGCAACTGGTCAAGAAAAAATTAAGCATGGTTATGGGCCAATGCTCGAAACATTTGTTTATGTTCCATATAATGATATAGAAGCTGTAAAAAGCGTTATGGGTGATGATGTCGCAGCAATCATGCTAGAAGTAGTTCAAGGAGAAGGCGGCATACATGTAGGTGATCAACAGTTCTTTAAGGATGTCGAGAACCTTTGCAAGCAATACGGTGCATTGTTAGTGATTGATGAAATTCAAACTGGACTTGGTCGAACTGGCAAACCGTTTGCTTTTCAACATTTTGGACTTCAACCTGATATCGTAACTTCAGCTAAAGGTTTAGGAAGTGGCTTCCCAATTGGCGCTGTAATTGGTAAGAAAGACCTCGGGACACATTTTGGACCAGGTAGTCATGGTTCTACCTTTGGCGGGAACCCAGTTTCCATTGCCGCTGCAATCGCCACAATGGACACGATTTTTCAAGAGGAATTCTTAATAGAAGTTAATGAAAAAGGTCAGTACTTACAAAATCAATTAAAAGAGAAGCTTGGTAAATTACCAATCGTAAATGACATTCGCGGACTTGGACTCATAATCGGGATTGAGTGCAACTTTAGTGTAGCGCCGTTACTCGCAGAACTTCGAAATAACGGACTGATTGTATTACAAGCAGGTGAAAAAGTAATTCGTTTATTACCACCATTAACGGCTACAGTAGCTGAAATGGACGAAGCTGTTAAGTGTTTAGCTACTTTTATGAAAAAAGTGGCTGAAAGTACTGTTAAAGCATAA
- a CDS encoding Crp/Fnr family transcriptional regulator, which produces MQTILDMSAGLTELFQSIHHIQRMEKGSLLFQEDSFTNELYIVQSGLVQVSKVIPDGRELTLRMCSKGDLVGELALFNSTQRYLLNGKVIEQGEVAVISKDQLEENLSKNHNLALEFIKWMSLQHQKTQTKFRDLILHGKKGAMYSTLIRLANTYGNKNSDGITINIPLTNQELANFCATSREVVNRLLSELRKNRIISVEKGLITIFDLNYLKGEIDCENCPIEICNIS; this is translated from the coding sequence ATGCAAACAATTTTAGATATGTCCGCAGGTCTAACAGAATTGTTTCAATCTATACATCATATACAAAGAATGGAAAAAGGGTCGCTACTTTTTCAAGAGGACTCCTTCACAAATGAGCTTTACATTGTTCAAAGTGGTTTGGTTCAAGTTAGTAAGGTTATTCCTGACGGTCGTGAGCTTACTTTACGCATGTGTTCAAAAGGTGATTTAGTCGGAGAGCTCGCTTTATTTAATTCAACTCAACGGTATTTGTTGAATGGAAAAGTAATCGAACAAGGAGAGGTTGCGGTCATATCTAAGGATCAATTAGAGGAAAATCTTTCAAAAAACCACAATCTTGCCCTTGAATTTATTAAATGGATGAGCCTTCAACATCAAAAAACACAAACAAAATTTCGTGATTTAATTTTACATGGTAAAAAAGGGGCCATGTACTCAACCTTAATCCGCCTTGCCAACACCTACGGTAACAAAAACTCGGACGGTATTACCATTAATATTCCTTTAACTAATCAAGAATTAGCTAACTTTTGTGCTACATCCCGTGAGGTAGTCAATCGCTTGTTAAGTGAACTTAGGAAAAATCGAATTATTTCTGTTGAAAAAGGGCTGATTACGATTTTCGATTTGAACTATTTAAAAGGAGAAATTGATTGCGAAAATTGCCCAATCGAAATTTGTAACATTTCGTAA
- a CDS encoding carbamoyl phosphate synthase small subunit: MSGFLKLASGEIFEGNWITDISSNEISGEVVFYTGMTGFQEVLTDPSYKDQIVVFTYPLIGNYGINEADFESEKPHVAGVIVYEANDDVFHYQAKFTLKQYLEKWDVPLLDNIDTRALVKNIRDKGSMPAILSKQKGMKLELGLPAKNKVQEVSTKQIKTFGQGQHHIVLVDFGCKQSIIKALLARNCQVTVVPYNTTYNKILSLKPDGVLLSNGPGDPKDLIDELEKIKILVSAFPTLGICLGHQLSALALGADTTKLAFGHRGANHPVCDLNKNEVFMSSQNHSYVVDEQSLLGTGLSTRFYNLHDRSIEGMVHETLPLQTVQFHPEANPGPSDSEYIFDEFIEIVKANNGRVVTYA, encoded by the coding sequence ATGAGCGGTTTTTTAAAATTAGCAAGCGGGGAAATTTTTGAGGGAAATTGGATTACTGATATTTCGTCAAATGAAATTAGTGGTGAAGTTGTTTTTTATACAGGAATGACAGGGTTTCAAGAAGTGTTAACAGACCCTTCATATAAAGATCAAATTGTTGTCTTTACGTATCCACTTATCGGTAACTACGGTATCAATGAAGCCGATTTTGAAAGTGAAAAACCTCATGTTGCTGGTGTCATCGTATACGAAGCAAATGACGATGTATTTCACTATCAAGCAAAGTTTACATTAAAGCAATACTTGGAAAAATGGGATGTTCCATTATTGGATAATATTGACACAAGGGCGCTTGTGAAAAACATCCGTGACAAAGGATCCATGCCTGCAATCCTCTCTAAACAAAAGGGTATGAAATTAGAGTTGGGATTACCTGCAAAAAACAAGGTTCAGGAAGTATCAACTAAACAAATCAAAACTTTTGGCCAAGGTCAACATCACATTGTCCTTGTTGATTTTGGATGTAAACAGTCAATTATTAAAGCGCTATTAGCGAGAAATTGCCAAGTAACCGTTGTCCCGTACAACACAACCTATAACAAAATATTATCACTTAAACCTGATGGGGTTTTATTATCAAATGGGCCTGGTGATCCAAAGGATTTAATCGATGAACTGGAAAAAATAAAAATACTTGTTTCAGCTTTTCCAACATTAGGAATTTGTTTAGGGCATCAGTTATCGGCATTAGCCTTAGGTGCAGACACAACCAAGCTTGCTTTCGGTCATCGTGGAGCAAATCACCCAGTTTGTGATCTAAACAAAAATGAAGTGTTCATGTCCTCACAAAACCATAGTTATGTCGTGGATGAACAAAGTTTATTAGGAACAGGTCTATCAACTCGTTTTTATAATCTGCATGACCGCTCTATCGAAGGAATGGTACACGAAACTCTACCACTTCAGACCGTTCAGTTTCACCCTGAGGCTAACCCGGGTCCAAGCGACAGCGAATACATCTTTGATGAATTTATAGAAATTGTGAAAGCAAATAACGGGAGAGTTGTGACTTATGCCTAA
- a CDS encoding carbamoyl phosphate synthase large subunit, which produces MPKDTSIQSILVIGSGPIVIGQAAEFDYAGTQACMALKEEGYRVILVNNNPATIMTDEFCADSVYFEPLTVESLEKIIAKERPDGMLATIGGQVGLNLAFALSEAGIIEKYGVNLLGTSIDSIKKGEDREAFRTLMNELGEPVPDSTIVHSHEEAVSFAEEIGFPIIIRPAYTLGGTGGGIANNHEELIGLVTSGLQESAIHQCLIEKSIAGYKEVEYEVMRDSMNTCITVCNMENIDPVGIHTGDSIVVAPSQTLTDDEYQMLRSASIKIISALKIVGGCNIQFALDPNSKQYYLIEVNPRVSRSSALASKATGYPIARMAAKLAVGYSLSELINPVTGETFASFEPALDYVVVKFPKWAFDKFPQVDRKLGTQMKATGEVMGIDRNLERALFKAIHSLEIDNDDLALPILGEKSLEELTQMLKEQTDERLFIIFELLRRGVDIHDLHAMTKIDLFYLIRFKKLIDLESEIINTDSQSITKKALQLYKKKGFSDHYLARQWGITEAQVRKLRKEVGILPAYKMVDTCAAEFHSISNYYYSSYDGENEQTPSNKQKVLIIGSGPIRIGQGIEFDYCSVHGVLALKDENIETIMINNNPETVSTDFATADKLYFEPLTIESILNVVDAEGITDVIVQLGGQTSLNLAKELEDFGVNLLGTSSEMIDFLEDRERFYSLLDELEIPHVRGDIANNEVELLEAVQNLGYPILLRPSYVIGGKGMEVIKNQQELESTLASGSVVYPILVDQYIYAQEAELDLAADGVDIFVPTIVEHIEKTGVHSGDSLAILPAQSFSTAVEQLMISYAGKMVKKLQYKGLMNIQFIVDGENVLVLEVNPRASRTVPIVSKVTGQPLVQIATKILLGKLLLSNSSEQYKTVKLPFTCIKYPVFSNYALRGLDSKVGPEMKSTGEGISIAENLEEGLAKWLHVNVGKKIQGGKLICSNLDDITELKALAEKVNIEVVQTDMLEEMLTDKNTVAFYDTQKQAIDILARQKATRNRIPTFTEKETMKAFLTAVAVEDWNVQPIGHWHQTINKDVTVG; this is translated from the coding sequence ATGCCTAAAGATACAAGCATTCAATCAATCCTAGTAATTGGTTCCGGCCCAATTGTTATTGGGCAGGCTGCAGAATTTGACTATGCAGGAACCCAAGCATGCATGGCCCTAAAAGAAGAAGGATATCGAGTAATCCTAGTTAATAATAATCCAGCTACCATCATGACTGACGAGTTTTGTGCGGACTCCGTATATTTTGAACCGCTCACAGTAGAAAGTTTGGAAAAAATTATTGCCAAGGAACGTCCTGACGGAATGTTGGCGACAATCGGCGGGCAAGTAGGCTTGAATTTAGCCTTCGCACTTAGTGAAGCGGGGATTATTGAGAAATATGGAGTTAATTTGCTTGGTACTTCAATAGATTCTATAAAAAAAGGTGAAGACCGTGAAGCGTTTCGTACGCTCATGAACGAATTAGGGGAGCCTGTTCCAGATAGTACTATCGTTCATAGTCATGAAGAAGCAGTTTCCTTCGCAGAGGAAATTGGCTTTCCTATTATCATTCGTCCTGCCTACACACTTGGTGGAACAGGTGGAGGAATTGCAAACAATCACGAAGAACTTATCGGCCTTGTTACGAGTGGTTTGCAGGAAAGTGCTATACACCAATGTTTAATTGAAAAGAGCATTGCTGGCTATAAAGAGGTAGAATATGAAGTGATGAGAGATTCGATGAATACATGTATTACAGTATGTAATATGGAAAACATCGATCCAGTAGGAATTCACACTGGGGATTCGATTGTCGTGGCTCCATCTCAAACGTTGACAGATGATGAGTATCAAATGCTCCGTTCAGCATCAATAAAAATCATTTCGGCACTAAAAATCGTTGGTGGTTGTAATATCCAATTTGCCTTAGACCCAAATAGCAAACAGTATTATTTAATTGAGGTCAATCCTAGGGTAAGTCGTTCCTCAGCACTTGCATCGAAAGCAACTGGATATCCGATTGCCAGAATGGCGGCAAAATTAGCAGTTGGTTATTCTCTTTCAGAATTAATTAATCCAGTAACAGGAGAAACGTTTGCCAGCTTTGAACCTGCACTTGATTATGTTGTTGTTAAGTTTCCTAAATGGGCCTTTGATAAATTTCCGCAAGTAGACCGTAAGCTTGGAACACAAATGAAAGCAACCGGAGAAGTGATGGGAATCGATCGAAATTTAGAAAGAGCCTTGTTTAAAGCGATTCATTCGCTGGAAATAGATAATGATGATTTAGCGCTTCCAATATTAGGCGAAAAATCACTAGAGGAACTAACCCAAATGTTGAAGGAGCAAACAGATGAAAGATTATTTATCATCTTTGAACTACTACGCCGTGGAGTAGATATTCATGATTTGCATGCTATGACGAAAATCGATTTGTTCTATTTGATTCGCTTTAAAAAGCTAATAGACCTTGAAAGCGAAATTATCAATACAGACTCCCAGTCGATTACGAAGAAAGCATTGCAACTATATAAGAAAAAGGGCTTCAGTGATCACTACTTAGCTAGACAATGGGGAATAACCGAAGCTCAGGTTAGAAAATTAAGAAAAGAGGTGGGAATCCTTCCTGCTTATAAGATGGTGGATACTTGTGCAGCTGAATTCCACTCTATTTCTAACTATTATTATTCAAGCTACGATGGTGAAAATGAACAAACTCCTTCAAACAAACAAAAGGTTCTTATTATTGGGAGTGGTCCGATACGAATTGGGCAGGGAATTGAATTTGATTATTGTTCCGTTCATGGAGTGTTAGCATTAAAAGATGAAAATATCGAGACAATCATGATTAATAACAATCCAGAAACAGTGAGTACGGATTTTGCGACAGCAGATAAGCTTTATTTTGAACCATTGACGATTGAATCGATCTTAAATGTAGTGGATGCAGAAGGAATTACCGATGTAATTGTTCAATTAGGTGGCCAAACATCCTTAAATTTAGCAAAGGAACTTGAGGATTTTGGGGTAAATTTACTAGGAACAAGCTCAGAAATGATTGACTTCTTAGAGGACCGTGAACGGTTCTATAGTCTACTTGATGAATTGGAAATACCACATGTTCGAGGAGACATAGCTAACAACGAAGTTGAATTGCTTGAAGCAGTCCAAAATCTTGGCTACCCAATCTTGCTTAGACCTTCTTACGTCATTGGTGGTAAAGGAATGGAAGTCATTAAAAATCAGCAAGAATTGGAAAGCACCTTGGCTAGTGGAAGTGTAGTTTATCCGATTCTGGTCGATCAATACATTTACGCTCAGGAAGCGGAACTTGATTTAGCAGCGGATGGAGTGGATATTTTCGTTCCAACGATTGTCGAACATATTGAAAAAACTGGAGTTCACTCTGGGGATAGTTTGGCAATTCTTCCTGCACAAAGTTTCTCAACAGCAGTTGAACAGTTGATGATTTCCTACGCAGGAAAAATGGTGAAGAAGCTGCAATACAAAGGATTAATGAATATCCAATTTATCGTTGATGGAGAAAATGTATTGGTATTAGAAGTGAATCCACGTGCAAGCAGAACGGTGCCAATTGTTAGTAAAGTGACTGGTCAACCTTTAGTCCAAATTGCAACAAAAATATTGCTTGGGAAATTATTATTGTCGAATAGTTCTGAACAGTATAAGACGGTTAAGCTGCCTTTCACTTGTATTAAGTACCCAGTGTTTTCAAACTACGCTCTAAGAGGATTAGATTCCAAAGTTGGGCCGGAAATGAAATCAACTGGCGAAGGTATTAGTATTGCTGAGAACCTCGAAGAAGGATTAGCTAAATGGCTTCATGTTAATGTTGGAAAGAAAATTCAAGGTGGAAAGTTAATATGTAGCAACCTGGATGATATCACTGAATTAAAAGCCCTTGCAGAAAAGGTAAATATTGAGGTGGTCCAAACCGATATGTTAGAAGAAATGTTGACTGATAAAAATACAGTCGCTTTCTACGATACCCAAAAGCAGGCTATTGATATTTTAGCAAGACAAAAAGCAACAAGAAACAGAATTCCAACCTTCACTGAAAAAGAAACAATGAAAGCTTTTCTTACTGCCGTAGCTGTTGAGGACTGGAATGTTCAACCGATTGGCCATTGGCATCAAACTATTAATAAGGACGTGACCGTAGGATGA
- the argC gene encoding N-acetyl-gamma-glutamyl-phosphate reductase, which yields MNVSIIGATGYGGGELFRLLYQHPVFNIHSVHTTRDEIPLVEEFPNLNGLTDITLKNIDPEDIAKHSDIVFLATPSGVSSKLVSAFVETGIQIIDLSGDLRLTDGDEYRKWYKHEPVNDDLLSKAVYGLTEWNRSKIKETRLLSNPGCFPTATLLGLAPAVQENIIDPNIIIIDAKSGASGAGRSASKNLLFSEINENLKIYKVNQHQHIPEIEQQLKEWNHSVAPISFSTHLLPITRGIMSTIYVKLTKAISTENVIEIYQEIYKDSPFVRVRPKGNFPAINDVSGSNYCDIGLDVDERTGRLTIVSVIDNLIKGAAGQAIQNANLMNGLDERMGLEFIPLFP from the coding sequence ATGAATGTATCTATTATAGGGGCAACAGGATATGGCGGTGGTGAACTGTTTCGTCTATTGTATCAACATCCTGTATTCAATATACATTCAGTTCATACGACACGAGACGAAATTCCATTAGTTGAGGAATTTCCCAACCTTAATGGACTAACAGATATAACACTGAAAAATATTGACCCTGAAGACATTGCCAAGCATTCAGACATTGTGTTTCTTGCAACTCCATCTGGAGTTTCTAGCAAACTTGTTTCAGCCTTTGTGGAAACAGGGATTCAAATTATTGATTTATCTGGAGATTTGAGGTTAACTGATGGTGATGAATACCGAAAATGGTATAAACACGAGCCTGTAAATGATGACTTACTTTCTAAAGCAGTGTACGGTTTAACTGAATGGAATAGGTCAAAAATAAAGGAAACTAGATTATTATCAAATCCAGGTTGTTTTCCAACAGCAACTTTACTTGGTCTTGCACCTGCTGTACAGGAAAATATCATTGATCCAAACATAATTATCATTGATGCAAAATCTGGTGCTTCAGGAGCGGGTAGATCGGCTTCGAAGAATCTTTTATTCTCAGAAATTAATGAAAATCTAAAAATTTATAAAGTGAATCAACACCAGCATATCCCTGAAATAGAGCAGCAATTAAAGGAATGGAATCATTCTGTAGCACCTATTAGTTTTAGTACTCACTTGTTACCGATTACAAGGGGGATTATGTCAACGATTTACGTAAAACTAACTAAAGCGATAAGTACTGAAAATGTTATTGAAATATATCAAGAGATATATAAGGATAGTCCATTTGTAAGAGTAAGGCCAAAAGGGAATTTCCCGGCGATAAATGATGTGAGCGGTTCAAATTATTGTGATATTGGTTTAGATGTAGATGAACGAACTGGTAGATTAACAATTGTATCAGTGATAGATAATTTGATTAAAGGTGCAGCGGGCCAGGCGATTCAAAACGCAAATTTAATGAACGGATTAGATGAGAGAATGGGATTAGAGTTTATCCCCTTGTTCCCTTAA